One Candidatus Zixiibacteriota bacterium genomic region harbors:
- a CDS encoding SagB/ThcOx family dehydrogenase, with the protein MSRGCLSLPLKPFVLLTACLLVGGTISSAAADEGVLVNQSDQGAGRVRLPMVTLGTMTVEEAIARRHSVRAFSDRPLSLAHVGHMLQSAYGITQQRGGIGHRGVPSAGGFFPLELYVVVARVDSLAPGLYHFNAADTSLESIQAGDFRERLHRAANSQDALASPSATILICAHYERTTARYAARGRRYIDMEVGAVCQNIYLQATALGLGTCAVGAFDDEAANRLLDLDGKNEAVLLLMPVGHPAGM; encoded by the coding sequence ATGAGCAGAGGTTGCTTGTCTCTCCCGTTGAAACCGTTCGTTCTTCTCACGGCGTGTCTGCTCGTGGGGGGGACCATCAGTTCGGCGGCCGCCGACGAGGGGGTGCTTGTGAACCAGTCCGATCAAGGTGCCGGTCGGGTCCGCCTCCCGATGGTGACGCTGGGAACGATGACGGTCGAGGAGGCGATCGCCCGGCGGCATTCCGTGCGGGCGTTCAGCGACCGTCCCCTGAGCCTGGCTCACGTCGGTCATATGCTGCAATCGGCGTATGGCATCACACAGCAGCGCGGCGGCATCGGCCATCGCGGCGTGCCATCGGCGGGAGGCTTCTTCCCGCTGGAGCTGTATGTGGTGGTCGCCCGCGTTGACTCACTGGCGCCGGGGTTGTACCATTTCAACGCCGCCGACACCAGTCTGGAATCGATCCAGGCGGGGGACTTCCGGGAGCGGCTCCACCGGGCCGCCAACTCGCAGGATGCGCTGGCATCACCATCGGCGACGATTCTGATCTGCGCGCATTACGAGCGGACCACGGCACGCTATGCCGCCCGCGGACGGCGTTACATCGATATGGAAGTCGGCGCCGTCTGTCAGAACATCTATCTGCAGGCGACGGCCCTGGGACTGGGTACCTGCGCGGTCGGCGCGTTCGACGACGAGGCGGCGAACCGCCTGCTTGATCTCGATGGCAAGAACGAGGCGGTGTTGTTGTTGATGCCGGTCGGTCATCCGGCCGGCATGTGA
- the accD gene encoding acetyl-CoA carboxylase, carboxyltransferase subunit beta translates to MEWFRKTKASLTGQNKRDIPDGLWTKCGGCGEIIYARELERLFWVCPSCDYHFRIRHSDYIRMILDDGALEEYDRGLVSQDPLKFRDKKKYPERVADAQKKTGLADAIVCGIGRIGGRQVSFGVMEFAFIGGSMGSVVGEKVARAVERALVRRIPLVLISCSGGARMQEGILSLLQLAKTSYLLAELSEAKIPFISILTNPTTAGVMASYASLGDVIIAEPKAQLGFAGPRVIRDTIRQELPEGFQSSEFFLEHGFLDRIVRRRDLRQTLITLLIFLSGPASGVVDKTGLTVSPPPEPNDVI, encoded by the coding sequence ATGGAATGGTTTCGTAAGACCAAAGCCAGTCTCACCGGACAGAACAAGCGCGACATTCCGGATGGACTGTGGACGAAGTGCGGCGGCTGCGGCGAAATCATCTATGCCCGCGAGCTGGAACGGCTGTTCTGGGTCTGTCCGTCGTGCGACTATCATTTCCGGATCCGCCATTCCGATTACATCCGTATGATTCTGGACGACGGCGCTCTGGAGGAATACGACCGCGGGCTGGTCTCGCAGGACCCGTTGAAGTTCCGCGACAAGAAGAAGTATCCGGAGCGGGTGGCCGACGCCCAGAAGAAGACCGGCCTGGCCGATGCGATCGTCTGCGGTATCGGCCGCATCGGCGGGCGTCAGGTCTCCTTCGGCGTGATGGAATTCGCCTTTATCGGCGGCAGCATGGGCTCCGTCGTCGGCGAGAAGGTGGCGCGTGCCGTCGAGCGCGCCTTGGTGCGCCGCATCCCCCTGGTGTTGATTTCGTGCTCCGGAGGCGCGCGCATGCAGGAGGGGATTCTCTCGCTTCTGCAATTGGCGAAGACCAGCTACCTGCTGGCGGAGTTGTCCGAGGCGAAGATTCCCTTCATCTCGATTCTGACCAATCCGACCACGGCCGGCGTGATGGCCTCCTACGCCTCGCTGGGCGATGTGATCATCGCCGAGCCGAAGGCGCAGTTGGGATTCGCCGGGCCGCGCGTCATCCGTGACACGATCCGACAGGAACTGCCGGAGGGCTTTCAGAGTTCGGAGTTCTTCCTCGAGCACGGCTTTCTCGATCGGATCGTGCGGCGTCGCGATCTGCGGCAGACGCTGATCACACTGCTCATATTCCTCAGTGGTCCCGCCTCCGGGGTGGTGGACAAGACGGGGTTGACCGTGTCGCCGCCTCCGGAGCCGAATGACGTCATTTGA
- a CDS encoding bifunctional response regulator/alkaline phosphatase family protein, which translates to MAASARQLLWVDDEIDMLASHFLVLRDRGYEVTGVHSGDDALEAVQKRRFDLVLLDEHMPGRDGLATLIELKKLDPNLPVVMVTKSEEEHLMDQALGQKIDDYLTKPVNPSQVVSVVKRLLERRKIESEHLARQYVEDFRRLETDSSPNAHWRYWLDAHQLMSRWDLEIDRFPQLGLDETHREHKRELTAAFGRWVETQYPRWLERLDAPDRPPLSIDIVPRYVAPHLKAGRKVYFFVIDCMRLDHWFGIEPELVEYFQIERDYYYSVLPSATPFARNALFSGLFADEIQRLYPELWQVGEKDEFSRNRLERQLLDQQLARLGVRLPTEAKYVKVLDFAEGENITKKFSSYKSAPLLSVVYSFIDHFSHGRTGDEILHELAPDEGAFRRLMKTWFVNSSWLKLLRKIARDPNAVVIVTTDHGSIMGTRGTVAHGRRDTSANLRYKYGDNLNAEPKEAVRVLDPKAWRLPRFTMSTTYLLAKEDFFFVFPTNFNEYQRKFADTFQHGGISLPEMVLPVATLTPK; encoded by the coding sequence GTGGCCGCGAGCGCCCGACAACTTCTGTGGGTCGATGACGAGATCGACATGCTCGCCTCGCATTTTCTCGTCCTCCGCGACCGTGGCTACGAGGTGACCGGCGTGCATTCCGGCGATGACGCCCTCGAGGCGGTGCAGAAGCGGCGATTTGACCTGGTGCTGCTGGATGAGCACATGCCGGGTCGCGATGGTCTGGCGACGCTCATCGAACTGAAGAAACTCGACCCGAATCTGCCGGTGGTCATGGTCACCAAAAGCGAGGAAGAGCACCTGATGGATCAGGCGCTCGGCCAGAAGATCGACGACTATCTCACCAAGCCGGTCAATCCCTCGCAGGTCGTGTCGGTCGTCAAACGACTCCTGGAGCGGCGCAAGATCGAATCGGAGCACCTGGCGCGGCAATACGTGGAGGATTTCCGTCGGCTGGAGACCGACTCGTCGCCGAATGCCCACTGGCGGTACTGGCTTGATGCGCACCAGCTGATGTCGCGCTGGGATCTGGAAATAGACCGCTTTCCCCAGCTCGGTCTCGATGAAACCCATCGCGAGCACAAGCGCGAGTTAACCGCGGCGTTCGGGCGCTGGGTGGAGACACAGTACCCCCGATGGCTCGAGCGGCTCGATGCTCCCGACCGGCCGCCGTTGTCGATCGACATCGTGCCGCGCTACGTCGCGCCGCACCTGAAGGCGGGCCGCAAGGTGTACTTCTTCGTGATCGACTGCATGCGTCTGGATCACTGGTTCGGGATTGAGCCGGAGTTGGTCGAGTACTTCCAGATTGAGCGCGACTACTACTATTCGGTTCTGCCGTCGGCGACGCCGTTTGCGCGCAATGCCCTCTTTTCCGGTCTCTTTGCCGACGAGATTCAGCGCCTGTATCCGGAGTTGTGGCAGGTCGGTGAGAAGGATGAGTTCTCGCGCAATCGTCTGGAACGCCAGCTTCTCGATCAGCAACTGGCGCGTCTGGGTGTGCGTCTGCCCACCGAAGCGAAGTATGTCAAGGTGCTCGACTTTGCCGAGGGGGAGAACATTACCAAGAAGTTCTCGTCGTACAAGAGCGCGCCGCTGTTGTCGGTCGTCTACAGCTTCATCGACCACTTTTCCCACGGTCGCACCGGCGATGAGATACTCCATGAGCTGGCTCCCGATGAAGGAGCGTTCCGCCGGCTGATGAAGACCTGGTTTGTGAACTCCTCCTGGCTGAAACTGCTGCGCAAGATCGCCCGTGATCCCAACGCGGTTGTGATTGTCACAACCGACCATGGGAGCATCATGGGGACGCGCGGGACCGTCGCCCATGGACGTCGGGACACGTCCGCAAACCTGCGCTACAAATACGGCGACAATCTCAACGCCGAACCCAAGGAGGCGGTGCGTGTGCTCGATCCCAAGGCGTGGCGTCTGCCGCGATTCACGATGAGCACAACCTATCTGTTGGCCAAAGAGGACTTCTTCTTCGTGTTCCCGACGAACTTCAATGAATACCAGCGCAAATTCGCCGACACGTTCCAGCACGGCGGCATTTCCCTGCCGGAAATGGTGTTGCCGGTGGCGACATTGACGCCGAAGTGA
- a CDS encoding cytochrome c biogenesis protein CcdA, with the protein MYGPMRSARFLCLFAILAATQVLCMPGLAVAGLPTNLFGEEGGRSAILTVEPLASADTVAPGDTLWLAARLELAPEWHVNSAQPLQDYLIPTRLELETPASWTTGRIVYPPGETVLLLGDSMSVYESGTVVFASVVAGSDAPSGPIELTGTLHYQGCDDKSCVAPDDAELSWKITIASQRGSDRHADLFASIVASQAPSVSTWSLKPKSGAGAPHSDLERLIAEHGAWGYVLTFLLAFGTGLLLSFSPCTYPMIPITVSIFAGQARGAGRGFVLSLVYVLTMAVLYGIMGTVVASVGGVFGAWLAHPVVVGAIVAIFVVFALSMFGLYELQIPERFRNRMAGRGGEGIGGAIVLGAVAALVVSPCVGPFVAGIMLYVATAGSALLGFSVLFTFALGLGTLFVLIGTFSSAIQSLPRAGEWMESVKKFFGFVLLLMALYFLRTLIPTSLTALLAGLLFLAAAVFGGGLDRLTAESRFFARLKKAFGILCLVLAIYLLGGYLISSGLVWPSVQLSGLGAGAAPSHDKIPWLTDLDAALGQAQQEGRPVLIDTWATWCANCYKLDEVTWSDDGVATEATRFVPVKLQLETSSAPQTREFLDRFAIRQYSLPTIILIDSHGEVADVIFGFVNAESMRAKMRAVS; encoded by the coding sequence ATGTACGGTCCCATGCGGTCCGCCAGGTTCCTGTGCCTGTTCGCAATCCTCGCCGCGACCCAGGTCTTGTGTATGCCGGGGCTGGCGGTCGCCGGGCTGCCGACCAATCTGTTCGGCGAGGAAGGTGGTCGGAGCGCCATTCTGACGGTCGAGCCGCTGGCTTCCGCGGATACCGTCGCCCCCGGCGATACTCTCTGGCTGGCCGCACGATTGGAATTGGCCCCGGAATGGCATGTCAACTCGGCGCAGCCGCTGCAGGATTACCTCATTCCGACGCGTCTGGAATTGGAAACGCCGGCATCGTGGACGACGGGCAGGATTGTCTATCCTCCGGGAGAGACGGTGTTGCTGCTTGGGGACTCGATGTCGGTCTACGAAAGCGGGACGGTCGTATTCGCCTCGGTCGTGGCCGGGTCGGATGCCCCGTCGGGGCCGATCGAGTTGACCGGGACGCTTCACTATCAAGGGTGCGATGACAAGTCGTGCGTCGCTCCGGATGATGCCGAGCTGTCCTGGAAGATCACGATTGCATCACAGCGCGGCTCCGACAGGCATGCCGACCTCTTCGCGTCGATCGTGGCATCGCAGGCCCCGTCGGTGTCGACTTGGTCACTGAAGCCGAAGAGCGGGGCCGGTGCCCCGCATTCCGATCTGGAGCGATTAATCGCCGAGCATGGCGCCTGGGGGTACGTCCTGACCTTCCTGTTGGCCTTTGGGACCGGTCTCTTGTTGTCGTTTTCTCCCTGCACCTACCCGATGATTCCGATCACCGTGTCAATCTTTGCCGGTCAGGCACGGGGCGCCGGACGTGGGTTTGTTCTGTCGCTGGTCTATGTCCTGACGATGGCGGTGCTCTATGGGATCATGGGCACCGTGGTCGCCAGCGTGGGCGGCGTCTTCGGCGCCTGGTTGGCGCACCCGGTGGTCGTCGGTGCGATCGTGGCCATCTTCGTGGTCTTCGCGCTGTCGATGTTCGGGCTCTATGAGCTGCAAATCCCCGAGCGATTCCGCAACCGCATGGCCGGGCGCGGCGGCGAAGGAATCGGCGGCGCGATCGTGTTGGGCGCGGTCGCCGCGCTGGTCGTGTCGCCGTGCGTGGGGCCGTTCGTGGCGGGGATCATGTTGTATGTGGCCACTGCCGGGTCGGCCTTGCTGGGATTCTCCGTGTTGTTCACGTTCGCGTTGGGGCTCGGTACGCTGTTCGTCCTGATCGGGACTTTCTCTTCGGCGATCCAATCGCTGCCCCGCGCCGGCGAGTGGATGGAATCGGTGAAGAAGTTCTTTGGGTTTGTCCTGCTTCTGATGGCGCTCTACTTCCTGCGCACGCTGATCCCGACATCGTTGACCGCATTGCTGGCCGGGTTGCTGTTTCTGGCGGCGGCCGTCTTTGGCGGCGGGCTGGACCGGTTGACCGCAGAGTCCCGATTCTTCGCGCGGCTCAAGAAGGCCTTCGGCATTCTGTGCCTGGTCCTCGCGATCTACCTGCTGGGCGGATACCTCATCTCCTCAGGTCTTGTCTGGCCATCAGTTCAATTGTCCGGGTTGGGAGCGGGTGCCGCACCATCCCACGACAAGATCCCTTGGCTGACAGACTTGGATGCCGCTCTGGGACAGGCGCAACAGGAAGGACGACCGGTTCTGATCGACACCTGGGCGACATGGTGCGCCAATTGCTACAAGCTGGACGAGGTAACCTGGTCCGATGACGGCGTGGCAACCGAGGCCACGCGTTTCGTGCCGGTCAAGCTGCAACTGGAAACAAGCTCAGCGCCTCAGACGCGGGAGTTCTTGGACCGCTTCGCCATCCGGCAGTACTCCCTGCCGACGATCATCCTGATCGATTCCCATGGCGAAGTCGCCGATGTCATCTTCGGCTTTGTGAACGCGGAGTCGATGCGCGCAAAGATGCGAGCGGTGAGTTGA
- a CDS encoding HAMP domain-containing sensor histidine kinase — protein sequence MKRRLWRILHDRAGYTGLPLAFKGLMFLGMAIIAAVLIYTTQTMVKELKASEARLANAYAGHWKRAAESTDPNEIGYLFDEIISKSDFPIVVADPNGQPLYWRGLTGITEHDTTVATREHIRQRMRRMAKEYPPVPITYEGHLLYKLHYGNYELVNAVARLPYIGVAVLLLFLLVAYIGFRNIKRAEQRYIWVGMAKETAHQLGTPLMSLLGWLERLEPSEGTGGVAPRSPQQLQEIATAMRADVVRLQRVATRFSQIGSEPDRKIQPVEPVVRDVVAYFRTRLPHGGRGVTITEHYKPTAPVPINAELVTWVLENLIKNALEAVDAKSGAIDVAVGPDPRGGVEISVTDNGKGMTPKQQRQIFHAGFTTKQRGWGLGLTLARRIVMEYHGGDLFLDTSIPNQVTRFVLQLPGETAEDVG from the coding sequence ATGAAACGTCGTCTCTGGCGCATTCTGCATGATCGGGCCGGGTACACCGGTTTGCCCCTGGCGTTCAAGGGGCTGATGTTCCTCGGCATGGCCATCATCGCCGCCGTGCTGATCTATACCACGCAGACGATGGTGAAGGAACTGAAGGCCTCCGAGGCGCGGTTGGCCAATGCCTACGCCGGGCATTGGAAGCGCGCCGCCGAATCGACCGACCCCAACGAGATCGGATACCTCTTTGATGAGATCATCAGCAAAAGCGACTTTCCCATTGTCGTGGCCGATCCCAATGGGCAGCCGCTCTACTGGCGCGGTCTGACCGGGATCACCGAGCATGACACGACCGTGGCGACACGGGAGCATATCCGGCAGCGGATGCGGCGTATGGCCAAAGAGTATCCGCCTGTGCCGATCACGTATGAAGGGCACCTTCTCTACAAACTGCACTACGGCAACTACGAGTTGGTCAATGCCGTTGCACGGCTGCCATACATCGGCGTGGCGGTGCTGCTGTTGTTCCTGCTGGTGGCGTACATCGGCTTCCGCAATATCAAACGCGCCGAGCAGCGCTACATCTGGGTCGGTATGGCCAAGGAGACGGCGCATCAGTTGGGGACGCCGTTGATGTCGCTTCTGGGTTGGCTGGAACGTCTGGAACCGTCCGAGGGTACCGGAGGGGTCGCGCCACGATCACCGCAGCAGTTGCAGGAGATCGCCACGGCGATGCGCGCCGATGTGGTACGGTTGCAGCGCGTGGCGACGCGGTTCAGCCAGATCGGCTCGGAGCCGGACCGTAAGATCCAACCGGTGGAGCCGGTGGTCCGGGACGTTGTGGCCTATTTTCGCACCCGGTTGCCACACGGCGGACGGGGTGTGACGATCACGGAGCATTACAAACCAACCGCCCCGGTTCCCATCAATGCCGAGCTGGTCACATGGGTCTTGGAGAACCTGATCAAGAACGCCCTCGAGGCAGTCGACGCCAAATCGGGGGCCATCGATGTCGCGGTTGGCCCCGACCCTCGTGGTGGCGTCGAAATCAGTGTCACCGACAACGGCAAAGGCATGACGCCCAAGCAGCAGCGGCAGATCTTCCATGCCGGGTTCACCACCAAGCAGCGCGGCTGGGGACTGGGCTTGACTTTGGCGCGCCGGATCGTCATGGAGTATCACGGAGGGGATCTGTTTCTGGATACGTCGATCCCGAATCAGGTGACGCGATTTGTGCTGCAATTGCCGGGGGAGACGGCGGAAGATGTGGGGTAG
- a CDS encoding folylpolyglutamate synthase/dihydrofolate synthase family protein, which produces MTYRDATARLLSLEHWGIKLGLANIGAFCRRLGEPQTRYLTIHVAGTNGKGSTSAYLDAILRAAGYRVGRYTSPHLRDFRERIHVDGRPVSRTWVAEFVAAHWSWIRRRRISFFEATTALAFDAFARAGIDIAVVEVGLGGRFDATNVVPSALSIITRIARDHEQILGHTPGKIAFEKAGIIKPGVPVLTGPLHPDANNRVRGIAARRGAPIWTAAEILRDAAAILPRDGERWRTPLAGSHQNTNLAVALAGVTLLKAQGVSVSHEAARLGVAQAHWPARFQIVAGPPTVVYDAAHNLDGMKAVRATWRHVFGSRRPVCVFTTRIDKEYAGMVSVLSLLARHWIGCPLPGAPGIPRAGMERLARRHRLAMTWRDSVAAAMNAARALAGPDGHVLVVGSHYLVGAVIPAHLVEGEGAQNDPGTPVTRRDLLAAARATGPDF; this is translated from the coding sequence GTGACCTACCGTGACGCCACCGCCCGGCTTCTTTCTCTGGAGCACTGGGGCATCAAACTGGGGCTTGCGAACATCGGTGCATTCTGTCGACGGCTGGGGGAACCGCAGACGAGATATTTGACGATTCATGTCGCCGGCACGAACGGCAAGGGCTCGACCAGTGCCTATCTGGATGCGATTCTGCGCGCCGCCGGATATCGCGTCGGCCGCTATACTTCGCCGCACCTGCGCGATTTCCGTGAGCGAATCCATGTCGACGGGCGGCCGGTTTCGCGCACGTGGGTCGCGGAGTTTGTCGCGGCTCATTGGTCTTGGATCAGGCGGAGACGGATTTCATTCTTCGAGGCAACGACCGCGCTGGCATTCGATGCCTTTGCCCGTGCCGGAATCGATATCGCCGTGGTGGAGGTTGGTCTGGGGGGACGGTTCGACGCCACCAATGTTGTGCCCTCGGCCCTTTCGATCATCACCCGTATTGCGCGGGACCACGAGCAAATTCTGGGACACACACCCGGCAAGATCGCCTTCGAAAAGGCGGGGATCATCAAACCCGGCGTCCCGGTCCTGACTGGGCCGCTGCACCCGGATGCCAACAACAGGGTCAGGGGGATCGCCGCCCGACGCGGAGCTCCGATCTGGACGGCGGCAGAGATCTTGCGCGATGCGGCCGCCATCCTACCCCGGGATGGTGAGCGTTGGCGCACGCCATTGGCCGGATCCCACCAGAACACGAATCTGGCCGTAGCGCTGGCCGGTGTCACGTTGTTGAAGGCCCAAGGAGTGAGTGTCTCACATGAGGCCGCCCGGCTCGGTGTGGCGCAGGCGCATTGGCCGGCACGCTTCCAGATCGTCGCCGGACCTCCGACCGTCGTGTACGACGCGGCTCACAACCTCGATGGAATGAAGGCGGTCAGGGCGACATGGCGACACGTGTTTGGCTCGCGACGACCGGTGTGTGTCTTCACGACACGAATCGACAAGGAATACGCCGGGATGGTCTCCGTTCTGTCGTTGCTGGCACGCCACTGGATCGGCTGTCCACTGCCCGGTGCGCCGGGAATCCCGCGTGCTGGGATGGAACGTCTCGCACGCCGGCATCGCCTCGCCATGACATGGCGTGATTCCGTTGCCGCTGCGATGAATGCCGCGCGGGCACTGGCCGGTCCCGATGGGCACGTGCTGGTGGTCGGTTCGCATTACTTGGTCGGGGCGGTGATTCCCGCTCACTTGGTCGAGGGAGAAGGTGCCCAAAACGACCCTGGCACTCCTGTCACGCGCCGCGATCTGCTGGCGGCGGCACGAGCGACCGGCCCGGATTTTTGA
- the tsaE gene encoding tRNA (adenosine(37)-N6)-threonylcarbamoyltransferase complex ATPase subunit type 1 TsaE, translating into MMRVCHSVEQTEALARELAAQLRPGDWVGLIGPLGAGKSVFARAIGRAWGVRGTMPSPTYTLMATHVGRCPIHHIDLYRIGSMDELDFAGLEPYFSGTGICLVEWADRARALWPPTGWAVTISLVNSGERRIVIEPFGQVGGT; encoded by the coding sequence ATGATGCGAGTCTGCCACTCGGTGGAACAGACCGAGGCGTTGGCGCGCGAGCTGGCGGCGCAACTTCGGCCGGGCGATTGGGTGGGCTTGATCGGGCCATTGGGTGCCGGGAAGTCGGTGTTCGCGCGAGCCATTGGGCGGGCATGGGGGGTCAGAGGCACGATGCCGTCGCCGACATACACGCTGATGGCCACTCATGTGGGCCGCTGCCCGATCCATCACATCGATCTGTACCGGATCGGCTCCATGGACGAACTGGATTTCGCCGGTCTGGAACCGTATTTTTCCGGGACCGGGATCTGTCTGGTCGAGTGGGCAGACCGGGCGAGGGCGCTGTGGCCCCCAACCGGTTGGGCAGTGACCATCTCACTGGTCAACAGCGGTGAGCGACGCATCGTCATCGAGCCGTTCGGGCAGGTCGGTGGAACTTGA
- the trxA gene encoding thioredoxin — MTKPVEVTDATFKSEVLDSTVPVLVDFWAEWCGPCKMIAPVVAELAQDYEGRLKVAKIDVDRNNAIAGQFRIMSIPSLLLFKGGQKVDQVIGAVPKQSLVSKIESILD, encoded by the coding sequence ATGACGAAACCGGTCGAGGTTACCGATGCCACATTCAAGAGCGAAGTGCTGGATTCAACAGTCCCGGTGCTGGTGGACTTCTGGGCGGAGTGGTGCGGTCCGTGCAAGATGATCGCCCCGGTCGTGGCCGAGTTGGCGCAAGACTATGAGGGGCGGCTCAAAGTCGCGAAGATCGACGTCGATCGCAACAATGCCATCGCCGGCCAGTTTCGCATCATGAGCATCCCGAGCTTGCTGTTGTTCAAGGGTGGCCAGAAAGTCGATCAGGTGATCGGCGCGGTTCCCAAACAGAGTCTGGTCAGCAAGATCGAGTCGATACTGGACTGA
- a CDS encoding rhomboid family intramembrane serine protease: MPGFNRSWGSDAGGRWGGDAMPPAVKGLLIANVAVFVLQQFFGSMLVRYGGLSPLQVSRGAIWQLFTYMFLHAGLLHLVFNMFALWMFGRELERDWGSRFFLKFYLVCGVGAGVVTWLVLWGQSIPTIGASGAIFGILLAFGMTYPDRHIYLWFVLPIKAKYVVIMFGALELLASINQTTSGIGHFTHLGGLAVGFLYLRFRNPRWSFPRPLAWLGRWRAKRKAGQLRRKWDEHRELMDAVDRVLDRINEVGYDHLTDEEKATLERASRRLSTESQGK, from the coding sequence ATGCCTGGATTCAACCGATCATGGGGTTCCGATGCCGGTGGTCGCTGGGGGGGCGATGCCATGCCTCCGGCGGTCAAGGGGCTTCTGATTGCCAACGTTGCCGTCTTCGTTCTACAGCAGTTCTTCGGCAGCATGCTGGTCCGCTATGGCGGCCTGTCGCCTCTTCAGGTATCGCGCGGCGCGATCTGGCAGTTGTTCACCTACATGTTTCTGCACGCCGGGCTCCTGCACCTGGTGTTCAACATGTTTGCCCTGTGGATGTTTGGACGGGAGCTCGAGCGCGATTGGGGGAGCCGGTTCTTCCTGAAGTTCTATCTGGTCTGCGGCGTCGGTGCCGGCGTGGTGACATGGCTGGTTCTCTGGGGGCAGTCGATCCCGACAATTGGAGCCTCGGGGGCGATCTTCGGGATTCTCCTCGCATTCGGAATGACCTACCCGGATCGCCACATCTACCTCTGGTTCGTCCTGCCGATCAAGGCGAAGTACGTCGTGATCATGTTCGGCGCCCTCGAACTTCTGGCTTCGATCAATCAGACGACCAGCGGGATCGGCCATTTCACGCATCTCGGCGGCCTGGCTGTGGGTTTCCTCTACCTCCGGTTCCGCAATCCCCGCTGGAGCTTTCCGCGCCCCTTGGCCTGGCTGGGACGGTGGCGGGCCAAGCGCAAGGCCGGTCAACTCCGCCGCAAGTGGGACGAACACCGTGAACTGATGGATGCGGTGGATCGGGTTCTTGATCGGATCAACGAGGTCGGCTACGACCACCTGACGGACGAGGAGAAGGCGACTCTCGAACGCGCCTCGCGTCGGCTCTCCACCGAATCGCAGGGGAAATAA
- the rimI gene encoding ribosomal protein S18-alanine N-acetyltransferase has product MHIRPMRQEDVPAVALLEQTLFGDPWSETAFAECLTVASRINLVLVDDDGAVIGYVCAQCAADEMQIHNVAVAHHKQRRGGATLLLRAAEAEGRNRGALCAVLDVRVTNDAALSLYTRLGYRRIGRRRDYYRHPICDALVLFKSLADEASQSIPRELANGMVS; this is encoded by the coding sequence GTGCACATACGCCCCATGCGACAGGAGGATGTCCCGGCGGTCGCCCTTCTGGAGCAGACGCTGTTTGGCGATCCCTGGTCCGAAACGGCGTTTGCCGAATGCCTGACCGTGGCCAGTCGCATCAATCTGGTACTCGTGGACGACGATGGCGCCGTGATCGGGTATGTGTGCGCCCAGTGCGCCGCTGATGAGATGCAGATTCACAATGTGGCGGTCGCCCACCACAAGCAGCGGCGGGGCGGCGCGACCCTTCTGCTCAGGGCGGCCGAGGCGGAGGGACGGAACCGGGGCGCCCTGTGCGCGGTGCTCGACGTACGTGTCACCAATGATGCGGCGCTGTCCCTCTACACGCGACTCGGCTATCGCCGCATCGGACGGCGCCGTGACTACTACCGCCATCCGATCTGTGACGCCCTCGTGCTGTTCAAGTCATTGGCGGACGAGGCATCCCAATCCATCCCGCGGGAGTTGGCCAATGGAATGGTTTCGTAA